The genomic DNA AATGCATGTGCATACAGAGGGAAAGATATATATGTATTGTGTGTAAATAGTCTATTTAATCGTACAGAAGTGAGACCAATGTTGCATGTTGAAATGCGGTAAGAATTTTGCTTATAAATTGCcaatattctttttttgtatCTTGTGTGACGAGAGAGAAAGTGAAAACTTGcatcacaattttaaaatatttttatcttgatttttaatGGAGAAACTGGAAGATGTCTGAAGATTCTAGATTGACCTGGATTCTTTTTTTGCTTATAGGACCTAATTTCTTTTGTTGAGGTGAATATAAAGAAGATATCTTCTTTATATTCACAGATTTCTTTATGTATACAGAGTCTTCATTGTTCTTGGTCAGATTCTCAGTATAAGCTGCCTTTTCATACAAACTAGACACTCCCACTGGTTTTGTAAGCCAAATTGTGACTCCTAGCTATCAGGAATGTATGTCTTAGCAGTGTAAGTGAAGGAAATGTTTAGGCCTACCTGACCTGTGTAACACATGTCACAGAACTGTTTACTTCTGTACTGAGCCCACCTGTTCAAGCTTAGTCCTTTAAGGCACAGGGATAGTGTTGATCTAACGAATTTTGTGAAATGGTAGTTTACCTGTGAAAACTCGAAAGCTAGTGAGTTAAAGGGATAGGAAGCTATAGCTGTAGGTGGTTGCCTCAGACTCTGTTGAACCTTTCaatgaaatgtttcttcctCAAAGCTCTGTCATTTCTTATATGGATGAAAAAGGGCTGCAAGGGATCTGGAAGCTGTAGTACTCCCTGACCTCTCTCCAATGGCTCCATTATACCACTCTCACTTCCTTAGAGATGCTTTACCTGTTCTTAAAAGCCTGTAGTGAAGGCTGAATGACCTCTGCAGGAAATCTAGGGCTTCggtctttgatttttttttttttggtgtattcTTTTTGTGTAACTTATGTTTGCACAGAGGATGCAGAGGGCagtttatttccttcctctctacAAGTCTACTGCTTGAATATAATTTCCCAACTTCTATAATTTCTACATTAAACTCCTTGTAGATTGTTAAGGATCTCTGATGATTCTCTTCTTCTGAAGAGGATCTTTCTTTAGCTGACCCATTTGTATCCTGAAATCTGGTGCTCAAAACTAGAAGTGGCATTTCAGCTGAGGGCTTTTCAGAGTAGCATATAGTAGAGGGATTCCTGTTTTGTACATCCTAATGTGGTGTTGGCTTTTTTGTAgcagcaaataattttcagtttcgTCTACCGTAACCCCTTCTATCTGATTCTTGCGCATTTTCTACTTCAgtctgtttcacagaatcagtCAGAGAATGgttgtggttggaagggacctctggagatcatctagtccaaaccccctcTCCTCAAGCAGAGTCAGCTGGAGCAGGTTACCCTGCACAGTGCCCATTTGGGTTTTCTGTATCTTCACACTTGGAAACTCACCAACTTCTCTtggcaacctgttccactgaTCACTTAGAGTGatcaaacagtaaaaaaaagtgCTTCCTTGTGTTCAGgtgaaattttctttcttaaaatttctgtccatttcttcttgtcctgccAGTGAGCACTACTGAGAAGAGTAGTGCTCTTAATTCCTTCTCATCAAGTAGTTACACACATTGAAAAGATTCCTCtcaagccttctcttcttcacgctgaacagtcccagctctctcagcctttcctcatatgaaagATGCCTCACTTTATCATCattgtggccctgcactggacttgctccagtatgtccatgtctctcttgtactggagAGCGCAGAACTGGACACGggactccaggtgtggcctcaccagtgctgaataaAGGGGAAGGATCACTTCACTCGACCTGGTGGCAATACTTTgcctgatgcagcccaggatactgttTGCCTTCTTTGAGGCaggggcacatgctggctcctGTTCATCTTGGTGTCCCCCAGAACCCCCACAGGgtcttttctgccaagctgcttcccagctgggtGACCCCCAGCAAgtactggtgcatggggttgttcctccccaggtgcacggcTTTGCACTTCTTGAACTTCATGAAATTCCTCTTAGCCgagttctcctgcctgtccgGGTCCCTCCGAATGACAGCACAACCATCTGGTGTGCTAGCAACTAGCAGCTCCTCCTGGTTCTGTATTGTCTGCAAATTTGTCTCTACTGAAATTATGTTGTGACTTTTTCAGACCTCATCTTCAGTTTGTCAGTTGAAAACTCTGAATTCTCGTCCTGTCCTTCTGAGCTTGCAACACTCTTAGCTTGCTACTTGTGAACTTCAGCTTACATTCCACTGTAACAtcaagtaaatgaaaaaattggTTTCGGCAGATCCTTTCAGAACCACATTAGATAACCTTTAGTTATGACAGTGCAACTTCAATAACTGTTTTGTGTACGgtggttttttcctccaataaAGTTGGGTACGCCAACACTATAGTCTTTCATCAGGATCAGGCTTCACTGGTTTCCTGACAAACACCTGCCTTTGTTAGAAGCCTCCATTAAGATGAGGAtgagtcctgctgctgctgttttccttgtCTACCAGGCCATTACTTCCCAACACTTGTCTTACACTTATGTGAAATTAATGCTTTTGACATGGTTGATGGAGAAACTTGATTTTGATCTGCCTCTGTTCATCCCTGTGCATCACCATCTTTCTCTCCAGACATTTTAGAGTAAGAGGGAGAAGTGTGATGGATGTAGCAATCAAAAACTTGCTGCTATGAGAAGATAGAGCTGTACCTGGCTCTGAAGTCTGCTactaatgtttattttcttgctggAATATATGGGAGAATCTGAGCACAATCCTGATCTCGTGCTGACTTTAAGAAACACGCTGATCTGGTTGATGTTGACTTTAGGAAACGTGCTGATCTGGTGCTAACTTTAGGAGACATGCTGGTCTGGTTGGTGCTAACTATTATAACCTTAGGAAACATCtccttctgttgcttttgtttaGCTACAGGTATGTTCCTATTGCCTATCATGAGGAGACTCGTTTCAGGGCTGCTTGGATCCTCTTTGTGAAGGCAGAATGAActtggaagtatttttaaaaatgctgaacatctttttagaaagaaacaaaagtccCTTCCCCCAGGAATAGCAGAAATCAATCTGAATCCCTCTCCAGTGCAAAGGCTGTTGAATTATTtattatgtttggttttttgttttggtcatGGAAACATGAACAATGTAGCTATTAAATATCTTACTCAGGCTGAAGTCAAAAGAATTTGAGACAATGTGAGACAACACTTGTGAACTTTCTGTCCCTCAGGTTATCTTAGGTCATTTAATCCTGCGACAGCCTGTGCTGATGAAAGGGACTGATGCTAAGTTGGCTTATTTACTAAAGTCTCAGGAGACAGAGGACTTCTATTTCCTTGAAGGGTAGCAAGCAGAGATGAAAGTCAGACAAGGTCATCCTATCCTGATGTTACGGTGATCAGAAGTTTAACTCTGTTTGCTCTACTGCTATTCTTTTAAATCTCTGGTGCTGTTCTCTGCAGGTGGGAAGGAACAGCTTGGACTTTGAGGAACACTAAGTGTGTTGACCTTGTCCTGCTGTAGTGTTGCTGCTAGCTCTTTTTGGGACcatctattttaaaaagaagtgctGTGTGGCAGgcttgctgcagcacagctaaGGGACAAGCAGCCAATGACTTAAACTGTTATGTGGGTCATTGCTCTTGAAtagtggggctggggaaggtcTGTGTGATGTAAAAGTcttgcaatgatttttttttattcagcgTGCAAACAAAACTGTGAACAATTTGAAATCCATTTCTCAGctaagggaaaaaacccaaagtctTTTATGGGTAAAAGTGACCTTCTACCCATTACAGGAGTGCAGTTTTGGATTGCCAGCCTGGGCTCTGGCAGCTGAGCCAGTTGTCACCCCCTAGAGCCAGGGATACAAATAGCATCATTCATCTTCCCTATTTTCAACAGAACTGCAAAGTGGAAAAGTTTTGGCTTTTTATTAACAGTGGATATATTCCTCCTTATTTTTGATTACTAGAAATGAATTTTTTGAAGAGGATTACAAATAACTGTAAAGTATCAATTTAAGTAAATTGGTAGCTGTACTCAGTACATCAAATCTCCATTGCCCCTTTTGACTTCAGCAGTTGTTCTGTGGGGGAGATGGTTGGCATGTTTGTGAAATGGCATCAAGAGCCATTACAGGGTGGCAAACATGTCCCTGTGACTAACTGAGTGATGTGTCATTTCTAACTGGAGAACCTgtagggttttgttttctctcagagCTTTAGTGATATTTCAATTTGTGACTAGAAGAGCTGGAACTaggttttaaactttttttaaacctgtaaGAACTGTTTAGGTAACCATCTGTCTTGTAGCTGCAGTAAGTGTGTATATGCAACTTAGAAGCTGCATTGCCTTAGAGTGGATTCATTGAGGTCAAGTGTGGGCAGTTTGATTTATAACCAACGCCTCCGCTATGTATTGAAATCTCATATTGGAATTTTACATTATTAATGTATCTACCTAGGACCTCAAATACAAAATGTTATTATTGTATAATAGgtgatggaaatattttgtttttaaaaccctCAAAGCTGAGAAGGTAAGACTTATGGGCTTTGGCCACATCCCTACGGTGCTAGCATTTAGGTAACACATTTATATGGGAGACTACAAAAATCATATTAACTATGCTCAGCAATTATACTCTTCTTGAggcttctctttcccttctctttacTGCCCTAAAGCTAATAAGCCCTTTCatttaaaggtatttttgcactctaaaatgtacattttaaagtTCAATGCCTTTGGACATCAGTGTGCTGTGCAATCTTTTCTGTCTCCCTGCAGTGCCAGCTGTTTTTATGTGGTAAATGTAATTGGGAACATGGACTGGGtacttttcttttgtaaacCTCTGTCTTGGAGGTATGCAAGACAACAAACACCTGTAAGACAGGTGTATAATCTGTGTGAGGGAGCTGGATATGCATTGCATGGCCTGATTACATGAACAGCCAGTGTACCAACTGTTAgtgcttttgcttttacagaCTCATCTGGAAACAGTTATCttggatgtttttttcttgaatggACTTTCATGTTTTCTATCGCAATcttgtgaatattttaatacacttttttttttcccccattacTGGTTTGCTGGATGACTCTTATCTGACTAGGGACTGGGAAGGGGACTGAAATACACCACCTCTTCCTGGCAATATTCTTCAGTCACCGCAGTCTGTCAGCTCAGCGAACAACACAGCTGGAGCGTTCACCATTTGAATTGATACCCTGTATTACCACTTCAGCTAGGAGAACTAAGAAATGCAAGTGGAAAATGTAGCAGAATACATGTAGGAGAGAAATAGCTTCATGGTAGGACAGACTCTGGAAAAGGGGAGCTGACAGACCATCAGCTAAGAATGGAAAATGCTTTCCTTAAAGTGTCCTGCACAAATACTTTGCACAGGATAATATAACATTACACATGGGGTGAGAAGGGAGCAGACATGAGTCCCACAACAACATGCAACAGAGTGGTTTCCTTGCCCTGCTGGAGTGATTACTCAGATGGGACTGGAGGAAAGCGGGGGGATGGAGAGAGACTCAATAACAGGACTTCGTAAAACTCCAGCATTTCAAGGCCttcattttcctgaaagctgAATCCTAAAGAAGCTACTTTGTCTCACAGTTACCTTTTTCTCCTGGATATAAATTCCTGATCTCTGGTACTGACTCCTGGCTTTGGAAGAGGTCTCGGAGAACCTGGCAGGGAAGCTCATTGATGCCATGCTCTGAGTACAACTACCTTGTATTTCTCAGTAACAGATGAGCTTTTGCTGTGTAATTTTGCCTTTGCTTGGAAGCTGTTTCATGGTGGCACATTTTTCCTCTTACAGGAGAGTAAGTAGGGAGAGATGTTGACTTTCAGGGAAGACTTGGGTGTTTATTCACAAACATGCCACTGATGGGAGCAGACCACTGCCTCTGAAGCTTTGGAGAACTCACATGTACATGTTTCCTCAGTTCACATCTTCACAGGAAATCTGTAGGTGCTTGTAGGAGGGGGTGTAAGGTGAGTAACAGAAGTTttggctgtttatttttcacactCCTTAGAACCAGGTACTTAAACGCACCCATCTTCTGCGTCTAGTTGTAAAGGATGCCAGAAGCTAAAACACCAGTGGCACGTACCACTGTGCTCTCCTCTTGTTAAAGGCAGTGGTGGCTGGGAAACAAATGAAGATACACATAGCTGAAAATAATATCCTTACACTACCAGGGAAGAGCATCAGAGAATGAAATGCAAATACTACTGGTTTTGCTTACTGACAGTATGGTGAAACCCCAGCCAGGTCCCACCATCACATGAAAGACGATCACTTTGGTCTGAGGCTCTGGCTGACTGTCACCAGTACAGTGTCACCCTTGGCACTGTTCGCTAGAGTTGGGTAAGGTGGGACCCAGCAACTCATTCTAGGCACAATCCACAAtcagtttcttttaaagagacaATATAACACCTCAATTTAAAAGGTTGCGCTTTATTCAAGTGTATGGAGATACTTTGTTATTTGCCCTTAGAAAAACCCTTGCTCTCTAGACATTTGgattttgtcttattttctgagaggaaaaaacatcacCATTAGTGAAACTAGGTCCCATGGGGAAGGGTTCGTGTGTTGTTGGATTTGACATGTTGGGTTAAGCATCTCTTTGCTGCAGCTAcgcttgttttgcttttagctCCTGTTGATACCTATaagggggggagaaaaaaacccacagaataGAACAGCAGTTACAATAACAGTGTCTTCCTAACAATCTCTTCAGCAGAGGAGGTTTAAAATTACAACAGACTTGAGGATGGAAACTCGGCAGAGGATAGTTTAGTTCATGTAATAAGCTCCAAATTAGTTGTTAAGTTTGCCTTGTTCCTGGCCACTACTGAAGCCAGAGAACTCCAGATTTTCCatcaagaaataatttttttttaaaaaaagctactCTGCTTAAGGACCCTTTGATCTAGCTGGATCAACACTGTAAGCTGACAGAACTGCAAAGCTTATGAGGGGAAAGTCTAGGCTGTTTGTCAGTCAGACCTACAGCTTTTAAAGAATGCCTTAGACCCAGAAACTACAGCTTATATAGGGCATTCATTAAAACCTGCTCTAGctatactgaaaatatttagacCTTCATTCCCACTCAACTGGAAAACTAACAACATTGCAAAAAAGTTCTGCAATGTTTAATTGTTCAGTTCCTCTTGCCTGTTGCACAGACATTGAGACTGGTAAGATTTATAAATTCCTGTTTAAGATGACGTAGTGTGAATGCTTATTTATAGTATACAGAGTAGCCCTTCTTAATACATACCTCCATATTCGGAAGAGTTGAGAGGCACCAGCACAGCCAACAAAGAAATTCACAGCAAACAGACCCCAGTTTTTAGGAATAATAACTAGAGAGTATCTTGACCAAATAAAGCCTGTTGAATGAAAGGGAAAGTTGAAAGATGTTAAGTCTTTAAAGTGAAATATTCAGACATTCTTCTAAGTTTAGAGACAGAATCATGGCCCAGTTTAAGTAAACAAGTTTTACAACTTCATGTTAGACAACTGCTTTTCTTATAACTAGccattttttcacttaaaagcACATCAAGTGCCAGTGGGAGAGCTATGGGTATATAttgcatttttctaaaataactaGACAATGAGGTGAATCATAGCCTTAATATCAAACAAAGATCCTCTGTACCCTACAGCTGTCTAGACCTTAATTCACCAGCACGGTTGCAGGATAGTGGCATTTTGCTGtagtgcatcccgacgcgcaggaagtcaaggaagggagccaggagacctgtgtgggtaaacagggaactgctgggcaaactcaagtggaagaggagagtttacagatcatggaaggaggggctggccacttgggaagaatataaggctgttgtcagaggatgtagggaggcaactaggaaagctaaggcctccttagagttaaacctggcgagaggggtcaaggacaacaggaagagcttcttcaaatacatggcagataaaactaacaccagaggcaatgtaggcccactgatgaatggggtgggtgccctggtgacagaagatacagagaaggcagaattactgaatgccttctttgtctctatctactctgctggaggctgtcctgaggagccctgtacccctgaggccccagaggaaggcaggacaatggaggagtctgcctcagttgatgaggactgggttagggaccagttaagcaatctggacatccataaatccatgggtccagatgggatgcacctgcgggtgctgagggagctggctgaagtcattgctggaccgctctccatcatctttgccaagtcttgggaaacgggagaggtgcctgaggactggaggaaagcaaatgtcactccggtcttcaaaaagggcaagaaggaggactcgggcaactacagaccgctcagcctcacctccatccctgggaaagtgatggaacaccttatccttggtgccatcttaagacatatcaaggataagagggtcatcagggacagtcaacatggcttcaccaaggggaagtcgtgtttgaccaacctcatagccttttatgaagatgtaacaaggtggattgacgatggcagagcagtggatgtggtctaccttgacttcagcaaagcatttgacaccatctcccacagcaacctcacggcaaaactgaggaagtgtggactggacgatcgggtagtgaggtggactgtgaactggctgaaggagagaagccagagagtcgtggtcaatggggcagagtctggttggaggcctgtatctagtggagtgcctcaagggtcagttctgggaccaatactgttcaatatattcatcgatgacttggatgagggaattgagtgtactatcagcaagtttgctgatgacaccaagctgggaggagtggctgacacgccagagggctgtgctgccatccagcgagatctggacaggctagagagttgggtggggaaaaatttaatgtaatataacaagggaaaatgtagagtcttgcatctgggcaggaacaaccccaggttccagtataggttggggaatgacctattagagagcagtgcaggggaaagggacctgggggtcctggtggacagcaggatgaccatgagccagcactgtgcccttgtggccaagaaggccaatgtcatcctggggtgtattagaaggggggtggttagtaggtcgagagaggttctccttcccctctactctgccctggtgagacctcgtctggaatattgtgtccagttctgggcccctcagttcaagaaggatagggaactgctggagagagtccagcgcagggcaacaaagatgatgaagggagtggagcatctcccttatgaggaaaggctgagggagctgggtctctttagcttggagaagaggagactgaggggtgacctcatcaatgtttataaatatataaagggtgggtgtcacgaggatggagccaggctcttctcggtgacaaccaacagtaagacaaggggtaatgggttcaagctggaacacaagaggttccacttaaatttgagaagaaacttcttctcagtgagggtgacggaacactggaacaggctgcccagggaggttgtggattctccttctctggagacattcaaaacccgcctggatgccttcctgtgtaacctcacctaggtgttcctgccctggcaggtggattggattagatgatctttcgaggtcccttccaatccctaacattctgtgattctctgtgattctgtatatCCAGCTTGCTGCATCATCTTAGAGATTACAGAATCCACCAGTCAAGAAAGGTTTACATATCATGCAAAATGCACAGCACTGTGTCAGatatcaaaataaaatccagagaaggaagaagatggcagctgtaattttgatttttcagctttagCTGCCCCAAGTCCTGCCACTGACAAGATCTCTTGGAACACCTTGAAtacaaaatattgtttctgcCAGTGCGAAAATTCACACCAGACGGCAGTGCAACAGTCCATGTACCACTGCTTCCGAGTTCTTTTAACACATGGAAATCCTTTTTAGATAGGTTAGTGTAATTATGATTGTTTAAtcctttaaaatctgttctAAAAGAGTCACTATATCCTGGACTGATTTCAAAATTACTTGACCTGAAGCAAAACAGGTCACTTAGTGGAATGAGTGGTATCATTATAACTTAAGGGATGAAACTCTTATCCTAACTTATAACAACTTGCTATGGACAATTCCAAATTAAGACAATGTAGAAAACTGTTATGTAATCACAGAACTCTTACAGATTTAATAACAAGTATGTCTGTCCTAGAATTATCATCCAACAGTAATAGCGAGAGCTAGCGCATTATAATTAAGCCTTTTCTATAGAAGTGGATTAGTACTGATGGAGGATTCGGAAAGAAGCGTACACAGTTTTAGAGAGAGACTGTGTAAAAGCATGGAGTAACTTTGGCTTTACCTGTGGCTGTTAGTACTGCAGACTGCGATGTGCTGAGCTTTTCTGCTGGTCTGGTCATATCAGCCATTCCAGCACATACCAAAccctgtaaaagaaaaattcagtgaGCACCAGCCCAGTACCAGGGCCTCCTGCAACAGATCAAATATCTTACAAGGGGAAGCTGCTTCATAGCTCAGTCCTTATTCTATATGAGTTATGCAGGAGATGGGATGCATTATATGAGCAGAGATTAGACTCTCGGAGACACCATCCACTTGTAGTCTATTGTGGCAGGAGTAAGAACACAGTTATGGGGGTGCAACTGGCATGCAGTAAAATCCCAGGCAGTCGATTTTGCATTAGTTTAATAACAAGGTTCATTTAACCACAGCTGCTTAAGAAAGCAGCTGAAACACAGATCGGTTTTCATGCAACAAGTAGAAGCTTATCTAAATAAGGCCCTTCTTTCTAAAGCTCAGGCTAAGATATTACTGGTAAAGATGTAGGTGTGACACCATACAGTCTTCACTCAGCTTCATCTGAGGTAACAGTAAttctttaatttcagtgaaagcagaagACTTGCAAGTGAAGTGAGGAATAGCTTGGCTGATCTACTTGAGGACATTACTAGCAAACATGCtgcttgatttgttttgttgttgtattgCCCTCTACTGGAAATACAATTTCATGTTCATGTTGCAGgagttcagaaaacaaacaaaccaacccaaaagcTCACAAATAAGAGTACTAACACTTTTAATTCGTTGACTGCCACTAAGGACTTCTTTGGCTCCAATCAAGAAAACAGTTTAAGGGTAGAGACTTCTGTGTGCTGCCTCACTTAGGGGATTGATATTGCTGCAGTGGTGCCACAGAGGTACAGACTCTTCAGTGTGCTTGGGTAACTGCAGTAAATGTGCCTTTGCCATGTAGGGGCAAAAGTCATTTTTACTTCTTGGTGAAGAACTTCACTGTGAGCTTAGAGAAGCCTTCCTGAAtgttcacaaaagaaaaaccattTGTGTATAAGCTGTTTTGATACTGCAGCAGTCGACACCAGCATGCTCAGAAGAGTTGCCCTGTATGCTCAGACTCAAGAGCGTGTTGCCTGGGAGAACCTCAGACAAAGGGGAAGGTTAACCGCAGTTACTGCAGCTCCAGTTTAGAttgacaaagaaacaaagctaCAGCTTAGAGCATAATGTGTTGACTGTCCTTTAAAAAGTTGGGGTTCACAATGGCAAACTTACGAACCAGCTGGCAATACGAAGAGCAGTTTATATCCTTTCTTGTTATCAAACGAGATCAAATAGCTTTAtgattttagaatttttttatctGTACCAAAACAACAACTAGGATGAGTACAGTACATTAGGAGACATATAGTAATATTTCACCTGTGCACAAACATAGCCAAGGGTTGTAACCAAGTGGGAAGCAGAATGGTGCAGGAAGCAGAGCTCCTGAGACCTGAAATGgcagttgcctttttttcttttgttttctcaagaTTACCTTGCACTTTGACATGCTTTAACCTGCCTTCAAACGATGAGGCTTAAATTGGCTTCC from Caloenas nicobarica isolate bCalNic1 chromosome 1, bCalNic1.hap1, whole genome shotgun sequence includes the following:
- the MPC2 gene encoding mitochondrial pyruvate carrier 2, coding for MAAAGGGLRAAYHRLLDRIELMLPERLRPFYNHAAGPKTVFFWAPIMKWGLVCAGMADMTRPAEKLSTSQSAVLTATGFIWSRYSLVIIPKNWGLFAVNFFVGCAGASQLFRIWRYQQELKAKQA